Proteins from a genomic interval of Zingiber officinale cultivar Zhangliang chromosome 1B, Zo_v1.1, whole genome shotgun sequence:
- the LOC121974953 gene encoding putative E3 ubiquitin-protein ligase RF298, with translation MATVVAGGGSYLNSTIETGNRNKRKFRAEPPQADPSTLRSAPQSEFPNHDLFSAERSGELAYHHHHAGICEMCRTHSVAQQAGLELDGFQDIDWSCITESQLEEILLTNLDTVFETAIKMIISHGYTEEVATNAVLKSGFCYGYKDTVSTIVENALAFLKSGQELDSSPTGNASKHLRHLEKLVLADMIRVLKDVRPFFSTGDAMWCLLMCDANILDACAMDDNSSDVVENDSSASKSQSESGSIFRNTTSIAPEIKDQRHKKLLDILPSPRNIQQSETSKVAVIPSLELGKFSSSNENGMISTPEELKESMISLSNHIEESLVSQSSQDEKSVSSIKVHVNSSKKEFLVRQNSIHFEKSYHALGSKAVIRACKQSGLGNLIFDRKHNPISGSASINLTSSLNIAEVPRVENSLSDAKLNLSIAHGHSPSPTCSDKEATSQSLKPTTNTELTLSLPSGSSNSLSITPECNSDTPKYSNRAVSHSCMTCSDCVPEDKKDEMLLLLVPLMHELQAQLQDWTDWAQQKVMQAARRLSKDKAELQSLRREKEEVARLQKERHALVDNTKKKLAEMELAISKASVQVERANAAAHRLEYENTQLRLGMEAAKMRAAESAANCQEASRRETKTLKMFQTCEKQQLLFQEELATEKHQLFQLQQQLEQIEDLRDQSLARLKQEEKLKNEALAVAQAERKEREQIETSTKSVENALRLEAENDLRRCKNEICRLEQQIAQLQLVKDSSNIAHLQWGADKSYASRLSHGQKNIKTYMLSTIIDLQESETDELQREWECVMCLSEERSVVFLPCAHQVLCVKCNELHEKEGVKDCPSCRTPIHRRVLIRPLA, from the exons ATGGCCACTGTGGTTGCTGGTGGTGGTAGTTATCTCAACTCGACAATAGAAACAGGGAACAGGAACAAGAGAAAGTTCCGAGCAGAACCACCCCAAGCAGACCCGAGCACACTTAGGAGTGCACCGCAGTCAGAGTTTCCCAATCACGATTTGTTTTCTGCGGAGAGATCCGGTGAGCTAGCCTATCACCATCATCACGCAGGTATCTGTGAAATGTGTAGGACTCATTCGGTTGCTCAGCAAGCGGGGCTGGAGTTGGATGGATTCCAGGACATTGATTGGAGTTGCATCACAGAATCCCAGCTTGAGGAGATCTTGTTGACTAATTTGGATACTGTCTTTGAGACTGCAATCAAGATGATTATCTCTCATGGGTATACTGAGGAAGTTGCAACTAATGCTGTGTTGAAGTCAGGGTTTTGCTATGGGTATAAAGATACTGTATCTACTATTGTTGAAAATGCGTTGGCATTTTTAAAGAGTGGCCAAGAGCTGGATTCTTCTCCTACAGGGAATGCTTCAAAACATCTAAGACATTTGGAGAAGCTTGTATTGGCTGATATGATTCGTGTGCTTAAGGATGTACGACCATTCTTTAGTACAGGTGATGCAATGTGGTGCTTGCTGATGTGTGATGCAAATATATTGGATGCTTGTGCGATGGATGACAATTCATCAGATGTCGTTGAAAATGACTCGAGTGCTTCTAAATCTCAGTCAGAATCAGGGTCAATCTTTAGAAATACTACATCCATAGCTCCTGAAATAAAAGATCAAAGACATAAGAAGTTACTTGATATCTTACCTTCTCCCAGGAACATTCAGCAATCAGAAACTTCAAAAGTGGCAGTGATACCAAGTCTTGAATTGGgaaaattctcttcctcaaatgAGAATGGCATGATTTCAACACCTGAAGAACTGAAGGAAAGCATGATTTCTTTATCTAATCATATTGAAGAATCTTTAGTTTCTCAATCTTCCCAAGATGAAAAGTCAGTTAGCAGTATAAAGGTTCATGTGAATAGTTCCAAAAAAGAATTTCTTGTGCGAcaaaattcaattcattttgagaAAAGCTATCATGCATTGGGATCTAAAGCAGTTATCAGAGCATGCAAACAAAGTGGATTAGGAAACTTAATCTTTGATAGAAAACACAATCCAATTTCTGGTTCTGCCAGCATAAATTTGACGAGCTCATTAAACATTGCAGAAGTGCCAAGAGTAGAAAATTCTTTGTCAGATGCTAAACTTAATCTTTCCATTGCTCATGGACACTCTCCTAGTCCCACATGCAGTGACAAAGAAGCTACAAGTCAATCACTAAAACCTACTACTAACACTGAACTTACATTGTCACTACCGTCTGGGAGTAGTAACAGTCTTAGTATTACACCAGAATGTAATTCTGACACTCCAAAATACAGCAATAGGGCTGTAAGCCATTCATGTATGACATGCAGCGATTGTGTTCCTGAGGACAAAAAGGACGAGATGTTGCTCCTATTGGTTCCCCTAATGCATGAACTCCAGGCACAGTTGCAGGACTGGACTGATTGGGCCCAGCAAAAGGTGATGCAGGCGGCGCGAAGGCTTAGCAAGGATAAAGCTGAACTCCAATCCTTGAGACGGGAAAAAGAAGAGGTGGCACGGCTACAAAAAGAGAGGCATGCTTTAGTGGACAATACCAAGAAGAAGCTTGCTGAGATGGAACTTGCAATATCCAAAGCAAGTGTGCAGGTTGAAAGGGCTAATGCTGCTGCCCATAGGCTTGAATATGAAAACACTCAGCTAAGGTTGGGAATGGAAGCTGCAAAAATGCGTGCTGCAGAATCAGCAGCAAATTGtcaagaagcttcaagaagggAGACGAAAACACTCAAAATGTTCCAGACATGTGAGAAACAGCAGCTTTTGTTTCAAGAGGAGCTCGCAACTGAAAAACATCAGCTGTTTCAGCTGCAGCAGCAACTTGAACAGATTGAGGATCTTCGGGATCAATCGTTG GCAAGGTTGAAACAAGAAGAGAAATTAAAAAACGAGGCACTTGCAGTGGCTCAAGctgaaagaaaagaaagggagcAAATAGAGACTTCAACAAAGTCAGTGGAAAATGCATTAAGATTAGAAGCTGAAAACGACCTGCGTAGGTGTAAAAATGAAATCTGCAGGCTTGAACAGCAGATTGCACAATTGCAGCTTGTCAAAGACTCTTCAAACATTGCTCATCTACAGTGGGGAGCAGACAAAAGCTATGCCTCCCGTCTCTCCCATGGTCAGAAAAACATCAAGACCTACATGTTGTCTACAATTATCGACTTGCAGGAATCAGAAACAGATGAGCTCCAGCGTGAATGGGAATGTGTGATGTGCCTATCGGAGGAGAGGTCCGTTGTTTTCCTTCCCTGTGCTCACCAAGTTTTGTGTGTAAAATGCAATGAACTTCACGAGAAGGAAGGCGTGAAGGATTGTCCTTCATGCAGGACCCCAATTCACCGCAGAGTATTGATTCGCCCCTTGGCCTGA